In one Trichlorobacter lovleyi SZ genomic region, the following are encoded:
- a CDS encoding delta-60 repeat domain-containing protein: MNLKMLLGWCLLGATLLAGCSSNDPAVRYVGLDHSFNPPLGYALFTPASGFSSRGVETALQSDGKVIVMGSTVNGLDDDLLLIRYTKDGLLDTSFGTNGYVRYGDYDRDRGLGLAILPVDDSIIVTGYSTINGSRELLVVKFSANGSFVKDLLYSDLGTDIGFGIALTPDQKIVIIGESSSSQAQKQDLLLLRLDFDLQFDPGFAQFGAFHYNGPASGNEKGFAVVVQPDGKLVASGAAVTSNSKEDMLVIRVNQDGSLDSSFGSNGSFVWSSPGDYADYANNLALQPDGKVIVTGAAASATGFQIVTMRLLSSGQLDSGFGQDGLVTYTGLTGSDAYPYGLLVQQGGRIIVAGSSMNSAGNKDAVLLRYTTDGQLDPLFGGEGLLIFEGPGGGTDVANGLALQPDQAVLVTGYSNNGQYDSVLTWRLK; the protein is encoded by the coding sequence ATGAATCTGAAGATGCTTCTTGGATGGTGTCTGCTTGGCGCGACGTTGCTGGCCGGCTGCAGCAGCAATGACCCCGCTGTGCGGTACGTTGGCCTTGACCACAGTTTCAATCCACCGCTCGGTTATGCCCTGTTTACACCCGCTTCCGGCTTTTCCAGCCGGGGGGTGGAAACCGCGCTGCAGTCGGACGGCAAGGTGATTGTGATGGGCTCGACCGTCAACGGTCTGGACGATGACCTGTTGTTGATCCGCTACACCAAAGACGGCCTGCTTGATACCAGCTTCGGCACCAACGGCTATGTCCGTTACGGCGATTACGACCGTGACCGCGGCCTGGGACTGGCCATCCTGCCGGTTGATGACTCGATCATCGTGACCGGCTACTCGACCATCAACGGCAGCCGGGAACTGCTGGTGGTCAAGTTTTCCGCCAACGGCAGCTTTGTGAAAGACCTGCTCTATTCTGATCTGGGGACCGATATCGGCTTCGGCATCGCCTTGACCCCGGACCAGAAGATCGTGATTATCGGGGAAAGCTCGTCCTCCCAGGCCCAGAAACAGGATCTGCTGCTGTTGCGGCTGGATTTTGACCTGCAGTTTGATCCGGGCTTTGCCCAGTTCGGCGCCTTTCACTACAACGGCCCGGCAAGCGGCAACGAAAAAGGGTTTGCGGTGGTGGTCCAGCCTGACGGCAAGCTGGTTGCCAGCGGTGCTGCCGTTACCAGCAACAGCAAGGAGGATATGCTGGTGATCAGGGTCAACCAGGACGGCAGCCTGGACAGCAGTTTCGGCAGCAATGGCAGCTTTGTCTGGAGCAGTCCCGGCGATTATGCCGATTATGCCAATAACCTTGCCTTGCAGCCGGATGGCAAGGTGATTGTGACCGGCGCAGCTGCCAGTGCAACCGGTTTTCAGATCGTCACCATGCGGCTGCTCTCCTCGGGACAGCTTGACAGCGGATTCGGCCAGGACGGTCTGGTCACCTACACCGGACTGACCGGCAGCGATGCCTATCCCTATGGCCTGCTGGTGCAGCAGGGGGGCAGGATCATTGTTGCCGGCAGCAGCATGAACAGCGCAGGTAACAAGGATGCCGTGCTGCTGCGCTACACCACGGACGGCCAGCTTGATCCGCTCTTTGGCGGGGAGGGGCTGCTGATCTTTGAAGGGCCCGGCGGCGGCACCGATGTGGCCAACGGCCTGGCATTGCAGCCTGATCAGGCGGTGCTGGTGACCGGCTATAGCAACAACGGGCAGTATGATTCGGTTCTGACCTGGCGCCTGAAATGA
- a CDS encoding sensor histidine kinase gives MYSRQVEELLEQLIVAAEKLSMGRYEGHEQIFAMTDDGRYPPVVARFAEAFGMMAVKIEAREFRLEQMIDDLTRTRDELTVTNQRLQQSLQELQQAQMQLIQQAKMETVGRLAAGVAHEVKNPLAIIQLGTDFLADQLKDTPLWYETVMDMADAVQRADRVIKGMLDFSRSEQLDLQEADLQTVIDDSLLLVRHELNSGHIAVVREAAGDIPLLLLDRNKLKQVFINLFMNAVHAMPEGGSLTVSVALHRLCPADLAAFGSGQTAAAAGEQAVMIRIADTGKGIPEEVVTKLFDPFFTTKPVGVGTGLGLSVTGKILELHHAVITLGNRRDRQGAEALLLFTLPKGDAQP, from the coding sequence ATGTATTCCCGTCAGGTTGAAGAGTTGCTTGAGCAGCTGATCGTTGCCGCTGAAAAGCTGTCAATGGGGCGTTATGAGGGGCATGAGCAGATCTTTGCCATGACTGATGACGGCCGGTACCCCCCGGTTGTTGCGAGGTTTGCCGAGGCGTTCGGCATGATGGCGGTCAAGATCGAGGCCCGTGAGTTCCGGTTGGAGCAGATGATTGATGATCTGACCAGGACCCGGGATGAACTGACCGTGACGAACCAGCGGCTGCAGCAGTCGTTGCAGGAACTGCAGCAGGCCCAGATGCAGCTGATTCAACAGGCCAAGATGGAGACCGTGGGGCGGCTGGCGGCCGGGGTTGCCCATGAGGTCAAGAATCCGCTGGCCATCATCCAGCTCGGGACCGACTTTCTTGCCGATCAGCTCAAGGATACCCCGCTCTGGTATGAAACGGTCATGGATATGGCCGATGCGGTGCAGCGGGCCGACCGTGTCATCAAGGGGATGCTGGACTTTTCCCGCTCGGAGCAGCTTGATCTGCAGGAGGCGGACCTGCAGACCGTCATTGATGATTCACTGTTGCTGGTCCGCCATGAACTGAACAGCGGGCATATTGCGGTGGTACGTGAGGCGGCAGGCGATATTCCGCTTTTGCTGCTGGACAGAAACAAGCTGAAGCAGGTCTTTATCAACCTGTTCATGAATGCGGTGCATGCCATGCCGGAAGGCGGTTCGCTGACGGTCAGCGTTGCACTGCACCGGCTCTGCCCTGCAGACCTGGCCGCCTTCGGCAGCGGCCAGACCGCAGCGGCAGCAGGTGAGCAGGCGGTCATGATCAGGATCGCGGATACCGGCAAAGGTATCCCGGAAGAGGTTGTGACAAAACTGTTTGATCCGTTTTTTACCACCAAGCCGGTGGGGGTCGGCACCGGGCTTGGCCTGTCGGTAACCGGGAAGATTCTTGAACTGCACCATGCCGTCATCACACTGGGCAACCGGCGTGACCGGCAGGGGGCTGAAGCGCTACTGTTGTTTACACTGCCAAAGGGAGATGCACAGCCATGA
- a CDS encoding sensor histidine kinase: protein MGRKRGEAMELSATGREIGSEPPRVVSPIRLIVSLMVVLFLAEALVMFVLPLIFHTSIAFVDNFADSVLLVLISAPFIWFWVARPLHSSAREVERLNTALAERAAELQQQNVQLQRTYAELQTETTARQQAMEELREKQQLLIQQSRMAAMGEMLGNIAHQWRQPLNVVGVKVQEIGFSHRHGELSKELLDANISSAMGVLQHLSQTITVFQNYNVPDKEKSLFKVEQVIADTVQILEESLKNSGISLEVETGGEPQINGYPNEFGQVLMNLILNAKDALQERQPGDPRIVVRSWSEEGRAMVTISDNGGGINEEIMAKIFDPFFTTKALGKGTGVGLFLAKTIIEKNMGGCISVRNTADGAEFRIEV from the coding sequence ATGGGAAGAAAGCGAGGTGAGGCCATGGAGCTGTCAGCAACAGGAAGGGAGATCGGCAGTGAACCGCCCAGGGTTGTATCACCCATACGCCTGATCGTAAGCCTGATGGTGGTGCTGTTTCTTGCCGAGGCGCTGGTGATGTTCGTCCTGCCGCTGATTTTCCATACCTCGATCGCCTTTGTTGACAACTTTGCCGATTCGGTGCTGCTGGTGCTGATCAGTGCGCCGTTTATCTGGTTTTGGGTTGCCCGGCCGCTGCACAGCTCGGCCAGGGAGGTTGAAAGGCTGAACACGGCCCTGGCGGAGCGGGCCGCTGAACTGCAGCAGCAGAACGTCCAGCTGCAGCGGACCTATGCTGAGCTGCAGACAGAGACCACAGCACGCCAGCAGGCCATGGAGGAGCTGCGGGAAAAACAGCAGCTGCTGATCCAGCAGAGCCGCATGGCGGCCATGGGAGAGATGCTGGGCAACATCGCCCATCAGTGGCGTCAGCCCCTCAATGTGGTCGGGGTCAAGGTGCAGGAAATCGGTTTTTCCCACCGCCACGGCGAACTGAGCAAGGAGCTGCTGGATGCCAATATCTCCTCTGCCATGGGGGTCCTGCAGCACCTGTCCCAGACCATTACCGTCTTCCAGAACTACAACGTCCCGGACAAGGAAAAGAGTCTGTTCAAGGTGGAACAGGTCATTGCCGACACGGTGCAGATTCTGGAAGAGAGCCTGAAAAACAGCGGCATCAGTCTGGAGGTTGAAACTGGCGGTGAACCGCAGATCAACGGTTATCCCAATGAATTCGGTCAGGTGCTGATGAACCTGATTCTGAATGCCAAGGATGCCCTGCAGGAGCGGCAGCCCGGCGACCCCCGGATTGTTGTGCGTTCCTGGTCCGAAGAAGGGCGGGCCATGGTGACCATCAGCGACAACGGCGGCGGCATCAACGAGGAGATCATGGCCAAGATTTTTGACCCGTTCTTTACCACCAAGGCGCTCGGCAAAGGGACCGGGGTCGGTCTGTTTCTGGCCAAAACCATTATTGAGAAGAATATGGGGGGCTGCATCAGCGTGCGTAACACCGCCGATGGTGCAGAATTCAGAATCGAGGTCTGA
- a CDS encoding xanthine dehydrogenase family protein molybdopterin-binding subunit translates to MAGVTPLSIGTAHPRGDAAAKAAGTERYAADLYPQDCLWAGAVRSNLACGRIISIDTTAAAALPGVVKVLTAADVIASNRQGIIHKDMPVLCNEVVRYCGDPLALVLAETKEALQRGIAAVQLQLEPLPGLFDLDAALAADAPLIHEDKPNNLLAQASICKGTGLDGFADCSVVVEGSFSTPVQAHAFLETESGLARMEEDGGLLMEVSTQSPFRDRFEISHALGIPWGKIRIVAPSLGGGFGGKDGATVQCLLGLAAQHAGGRWVRMQWDREESFKAGYKRHACRMEYKLGAAADGTLQALHARLWYDTGAYAHLGAEVMELGMEHAGGPYRIPHTLIEGWCVYTNNPVAGAMRAFGVCQASFGFESMMDLLATKLGMDPLELRLKNALVRGDENCAGVRLTSSTGIKTCLEQLQQHPYWQEREQWKAAAPAYKKRGIGLASVFNAAGYGGGVRDAATAKIELTPEGTFLIHNAVADMGQGNSSAFLQIAGHILSQDAPRVLLKQPDTRTAYPSGSSSAGRTTYTFGKALITATEELKSRLLNWAGMILFLQDNDGLELQPGRVVHLPSQKEISLVALAGYMQPEERVCLGQYVAPTCKEVPATAKGFFIGFPHVIFGYGAHLVRLEVDSLTGQITVCDYLAVTDGGRVLNPGMFDQQVQGGVGQGLGYALMEDFAVQGGMVKTPDFATYLIPGSLDIPEIISIAAQGEPEETGPFGMKGIGEVAMNGPLPAVANAVADACGVRLCHGPLTPERVLAGQTG, encoded by the coding sequence ATGGCCGGCGTTACACCGCTCAGCATAGGAACGGCCCATCCCCGCGGCGATGCCGCTGCCAAGGCAGCCGGCACAGAACGGTACGCTGCTGATCTGTATCCGCAAGACTGCCTCTGGGCCGGTGCGGTCCGCTCCAACCTGGCCTGCGGGCGGATCATCAGCATTGATACCACGGCTGCAGCAGCACTGCCCGGTGTGGTCAAGGTACTGACCGCTGCTGATGTTATTGCCAGCAACCGTCAGGGGATCATCCATAAAGATATGCCGGTGCTGTGTAATGAGGTGGTGCGCTACTGCGGCGATCCGCTGGCCCTGGTGCTGGCAGAGACCAAAGAAGCGCTGCAGCGTGGCATTGCTGCGGTACAGCTGCAGCTTGAACCGCTGCCCGGTCTCTTTGATCTGGATGCAGCCCTGGCAGCGGATGCACCGCTGATCCATGAAGACAAGCCCAACAACCTGCTGGCCCAGGCCAGCATCTGCAAAGGCACTGGTCTGGATGGCTTTGCAGACTGTAGCGTGGTGGTTGAAGGCAGCTTCAGCACTCCGGTACAGGCCCACGCCTTTCTGGAAACCGAAAGCGGTCTGGCCCGCATGGAGGAAGATGGCGGCCTGCTGATGGAGGTCTCCACCCAATCCCCGTTCCGTGACCGCTTTGAGATCAGCCATGCCCTGGGCATCCCCTGGGGCAAGATCCGGATTGTTGCCCCTTCGCTGGGGGGCGGTTTTGGCGGCAAGGACGGCGCTACCGTACAGTGCCTGCTGGGGCTGGCAGCACAACACGCAGGCGGACGCTGGGTGCGGATGCAGTGGGATCGGGAAGAGAGCTTCAAGGCAGGCTACAAACGCCATGCCTGCAGGATGGAATATAAACTGGGCGCTGCAGCAGACGGCACCCTGCAGGCGCTGCATGCCAGGCTCTGGTACGACACCGGCGCCTATGCCCACCTGGGGGCCGAGGTGATGGAGCTGGGCATGGAGCATGCCGGTGGTCCCTACCGCATCCCCCATACCCTGATTGAAGGCTGGTGCGTCTACACCAACAACCCGGTTGCCGGGGCCATGCGGGCCTTTGGGGTCTGTCAGGCCAGCTTTGGCTTTGAATCCATGATGGATCTGCTGGCCACTAAGTTGGGCATGGACCCGCTGGAGCTGCGTCTGAAAAATGCTTTGGTGCGGGGAGATGAAAACTGCGCCGGTGTCCGTTTAACCAGCTCCACCGGTATCAAGACCTGTCTGGAACAGCTGCAACAACACCCGTACTGGCAGGAGCGGGAACAATGGAAGGCAGCAGCGCCAGCGTACAAAAAGCGCGGCATTGGTCTTGCTTCGGTTTTTAATGCTGCCGGGTACGGTGGTGGGGTGCGGGATGCTGCCACTGCCAAGATAGAGCTGACCCCGGAAGGCACTTTTCTGATCCATAATGCAGTGGCTGACATGGGTCAGGGCAACTCCTCGGCCTTTCTGCAGATCGCCGGACATATCCTGTCACAGGATGCTCCCCGTGTCCTATTGAAACAGCCTGATACCCGCACCGCCTATCCCTCCGGCTCATCCTCAGCTGGCCGCACCACCTACACCTTTGGCAAGGCATTGATCACCGCAACTGAAGAACTCAAGTCCCGCCTGCTCAACTGGGCCGGGATGATCCTGTTTCTGCAGGATAATGATGGCCTGGAACTGCAGCCGGGCAGGGTGGTCCATCTGCCCAGCCAGAAAGAGATCAGTCTTGTTGCGCTGGCTGGCTACATGCAGCCGGAAGAACGGGTCTGCCTGGGCCAGTACGTGGCCCCCACCTGCAAAGAGGTGCCTGCCACTGCCAAAGGCTTCTTTATCGGCTTTCCCCATGTGATCTTTGGGTATGGCGCCCATCTGGTGCGGCTGGAGGTGGACAGCCTGACCGGCCAGATCACGGTCTGCGACTACCTGGCCGTGACTGACGGCGGCAGGGTGCTGAACCCAGGCATGTTTGATCAGCAGGTGCAGGGCGGGGTAGGGCAAGGTCTGGGCTATGCCTTGATGGAGGATTTTGCGGTGCAGGGTGGCATGGTAAAGACCCCGGATTTTGCCACCTACCTGATTCCCGGTAGCCTGGATATCCCGGAGATTATCTCCATTGCAGCCCAGGGAGAGCCGGAAGAGACCGGCCCCTTTGGTATGAAGGGGATCGGTGAGGTGGCCATGAACGGCCCCTTGCCTGCGGTTGCCAATGCCGTGGCTGATGCCTGTGGCGTGCGGCTTTGCCATGGCCCGTTGACACCGGAACGGGTGCTGGCTGGGCAGACGGGATAA
- a CDS encoding DUF2007 domain-containing protein → MKNAEAKNDEISDVAEPMVTVAVYGTPYEAGLAKSELEFYDIPVFLADEYTIGINSLYANALGGIKVNVPESCAEYACRILRQELLPEEEELMNDFESSTQPFPKSLAWLYLLLGASGMVGFIMMLLRT, encoded by the coding sequence ATGAAAAACGCTGAAGCAAAGAATGATGAAATAAGCGATGTTGCGGAACCTATGGTTACGGTGGCGGTGTACGGTACACCCTATGAGGCAGGTCTGGCTAAAAGTGAGCTGGAGTTCTATGACATCCCGGTGTTTCTGGCTGACGAGTACACGATTGGCATAAACAGTCTGTATGCAAACGCCCTTGGTGGTATCAAGGTGAACGTACCTGAAAGCTGTGCTGAATATGCCTGCCGGATATTACGGCAGGAACTGCTGCCGGAGGAAGAGGAGCTGATGAATGATTTTGAGTCATCCACACAGCCATTTCCCAAGTCTCTGGCCTGGCTCTATCTGCTGCTGGGGGCATCCGGTATGGTTGGCTTCATCATGATGCTGTTGCGAACGTAA
- a CDS encoding response regulator: MEHSRASARFKLLFVEDDAVVCHAIGRMLAREFSGAQVYTADNGQRGLELFREHAPEIVLTDINMPVMNGIEMAERIRELQPATSFIVLTGYSEKGYLDRFNAIGFYDYIIKPADLDRLFDTIERCHADTLHAQEQD; the protein is encoded by the coding sequence ATGGAACATTCCCGCGCCTCAGCCCGCTTCAAGCTGCTTTTTGTGGAGGATGACGCGGTTGTCTGCCACGCCATTGGCCGCATGCTCGCCAGGGAGTTTTCCGGGGCCCAGGTCTACACCGCCGACAACGGCCAGCGTGGCCTTGAGCTGTTCCGGGAGCATGCGCCGGAGATCGTCCTTACGGACATCAACATGCCGGTCATGAACGGTATCGAGATGGCCGAGCGGATCAGGGAGCTGCAGCCCGCTACCAGTTTCATCGTGCTCACCGGCTACAGTGAAAAGGGCTATCTGGACCGGTTCAACGCCATCGGCTTTTACGATTACATCATCAAACCGGCTGACCTGGACAGGCTGTTTGATACGATTGAACGGTGCCATGCCGATACTCTGCATGCGCAGGAGCAGGACTGA
- a CDS encoding cystatin domain-containing protein, translated as MKKLIIPLCVLLITLFTVLLDGDCLAQEQISGGWTLAAVTKPEVVAAAHFAVAEQAKVIEKELKTATKLSLVTIISAEEQVVSGMNYHLALKVKLNGKRKKAEATVWWQAWNKDAPYKLTAWKWK; from the coding sequence ATGAAGAAGCTGATTATTCCACTCTGCGTCCTGTTGATTACCCTTTTTACTGTACTGCTTGACGGCGATTGTCTGGCGCAAGAGCAGATCTCCGGCGGCTGGACTTTGGCAGCGGTAACCAAACCGGAGGTGGTTGCTGCGGCACATTTTGCCGTTGCTGAACAGGCAAAGGTGATCGAGAAAGAGCTGAAAACAGCAACAAAACTAAGCCTGGTCACCATCATCAGTGCCGAAGAACAGGTTGTCTCCGGCATGAACTATCACCTTGCGCTGAAGGTGAAACTGAACGGTAAGCGCAAAAAAGCAGAGGCAACGGTCTGGTGGCAGGCCTGGAACAAGGACGCGCCATACAAATTGACTGCTTGGAAATGGAAGTAA
- a CDS encoding PIN domain-containing protein, whose translation MVRGYNFIEACTVEPVTPEIAGKGGELYRKYRARGVTLTSLDCLIAATALVKGYKVATRNVQHYPEKGLLFSL comes from the coding sequence ATCGTCAGGGGGTATAACTTTATAGAGGCCTGCACTGTTGAACCGGTTACCCCGGAGATCGCAGGTAAGGGTGGTGAATTGTACCGGAAATATCGAGCCAGAGGTGTGACGCTTACATCGCTTGACTGCCTGATTGCTGCAACGGCACTGGTTAAGGGGTATAAGGTCGCCACCAGAAACGTACAGCATTATCCGGAAAAGGGATTGCTGTTTTCCCTTTAG
- a CDS encoding response regulator, producing the protein MKKRILLVDDEAGVTRMMRRNLEATGRFEVRDLNDPTQALETARQFRPDLVLLDVMMPEMDGGSVAAAFAEEPQLARVPIIFLTAIVSKKEVEPTGSQIGSHTFLAKPVVFSDLLACIDGQLGQAG; encoded by the coding sequence ATGAAAAAACGTATTCTGCTGGTGGATGATGAGGCCGGGGTAACCAGAATGATGCGACGTAACCTTGAGGCCACAGGGCGCTTTGAGGTGCGTGATCTCAATGATCCGACCCAGGCGCTCGAGACCGCCCGGCAGTTCAGGCCGGACCTGGTGCTGCTTGACGTCATGATGCCCGAGATGGATGGCGGCTCGGTGGCTGCTGCCTTTGCAGAAGAACCGCAGCTTGCGCGGGTGCCGATCATCTTCCTGACCGCCATTGTCAGCAAGAAAGAGGTGGAGCCAACCGGCAGCCAGATCGGCAGCCATACCTTCCTGGCAAAACCGGTTGTCTTCAGCGACCTGCTGGCCTGTATTGACGGGCAGCTCGGGCAGGCCGGCTAA
- a CDS encoding acyl carrier protein, giving the protein MNREQACAEVSAILHELLPGSGPVFQAQQHLQRDLGIDSIRFVQLVLALEDRLTIAIDDADLFRLRSVGDCVDLVMERLPHVGGERGV; this is encoded by the coding sequence ATGAACAGGGAGCAGGCCTGTGCTGAGGTTAGCGCCATTCTGCATGAGCTGCTGCCCGGCAGCGGCCCGGTATTTCAGGCACAGCAACACCTGCAGCGTGATCTTGGCATTGACTCAATCCGGTTTGTGCAGCTGGTGCTTGCCCTGGAAGACCGCTTGACAATTGCAATCGATGATGCAGATCTTTTCAGGCTGCGGTCTGTGGGAGACTGTGTTGATCTGGTTATGGAGCGGCTGCCGCACGTGGGTGGCGAGAGGGGCGTATGA
- a CDS encoding beta-ketoacyl-ACP synthase III has protein sequence MITIGAGILGTGAYLPDNVLSNQELAEHFGVTTDWIYERTGIHNRRIVAPGQACSDLAIAAARQALTASGTTPDEIGMVIMATSTADYRMPATAAIVQGALGIPAAACFDLSAACSGFVYGLVVACHAVSCGFCPKVLLIGAEVLSQVASPADCDSAILFGDGAGAVVLGAVPDGYGLLATDAGSIGSEHGAIVIPAGGSRLPASPEALAEQLQYVRMDGQQVFMFAMRVLGNSAMRVIQKAGLSLEDIDLFIPHQANRRIIEAAAGRLDLPMDKIVIDLEQCGNTSAASIPIALHNVLHAGRIRHGDRLVLTGFGGGVSWGSALVRWHSVEE, from the coding sequence ATGATAACGATCGGGGCAGGCATTCTGGGGACCGGCGCCTATCTGCCGGACAATGTTTTGAGCAATCAGGAACTGGCAGAGCACTTCGGGGTCACAACCGATTGGATCTATGAGCGGACCGGCATTCATAACCGCCGGATTGTTGCTCCCGGACAGGCCTGTTCTGATCTGGCCATTGCTGCGGCCCGTCAGGCACTTACGGCCTCAGGAACCACACCGGATGAGATCGGTATGGTGATCATGGCCACCTCCACCGCTGATTACCGGATGCCTGCCACGGCAGCCATTGTTCAGGGGGCGCTGGGTATACCAGCGGCAGCCTGTTTTGATCTGTCTGCTGCCTGCTCGGGGTTTGTCTACGGGCTGGTGGTTGCGTGCCATGCCGTCTCCTGCGGGTTCTGCCCCAAGGTGCTGCTGATCGGCGCCGAGGTGCTGTCACAGGTTGCCAGCCCTGCGGACTGTGACAGCGCGATCCTGTTCGGTGACGGTGCCGGTGCCGTGGTGCTCGGTGCTGTGCCTGACGGCTACGGGCTGCTGGCCACTGATGCGGGCAGCATCGGTTCTGAACATGGGGCGATTGTCATTCCGGCAGGCGGCAGCCGGCTTCCGGCTTCCCCTGAGGCCCTGGCCGAACAGTTGCAGTATGTACGGATGGATGGACAGCAGGTCTTTATGTTTGCCATGCGGGTCCTGGGCAATTCGGCCATGCGGGTCATACAGAAGGCAGGACTGTCATTGGAGGATATTGATCTGTTCATCCCCCACCAGGCCAATCGCCGGATTATTGAGGCTGCAGCCGGGCGTCTGGACCTGCCGATGGATAAAATCGTGATAGATCTCGAGCAGTGCGGCAATACCTCGGCCGCCTCAATCCCGATCGCTCTGCATAACGTCCTGCATGCGGGACGGATCAGGCATGGCGACCGGCTGGTACTGACCGGATTCGGTGGCGGCGTCAGTTGGGGATCGGCTCTCGTGCGTTGGCACTCCGTTGAGGAGTGA
- a CDS encoding GSU2403 family nucleotidyltransferase fold protein translates to MLDELSIETRTLFAELMERLAVREAQRNIGNLEGSFSTKSINGRDYLYFQHYVAGGTKRSICLGQKTAALEELVRQHKIEHTENQQDPIGIRELCAQLKAGRIATASHPVARVIRELADSAVFRVGGVLIGTHAFGCIGNLLGVRWDETTLGTLDIDVAAERNVSIAVPGIRADIPKALESLSMGFFPVPRLNPAHPSTTFAVRKSPLRVDLLTPKISQSEDPVFIPRLNAAAQPLSHLDYLITDPIPCCVINGDAIAVMVPQPLVFGLHKLIVSQLRDVTSGAKTHKDLYQAYQILSYFDRERPFELQQSWKELISKGGAWKKRAEAGLAATKKFGELTAI, encoded by the coding sequence GTGCTTGACGAGCTTTCCATTGAAACCAGAACCCTCTTTGCAGAGCTGATGGAACGGCTGGCAGTGCGTGAAGCCCAGCGAAACATCGGCAATCTTGAAGGATCTTTTTCTACCAAGTCCATTAACGGCAGGGATTACCTTTATTTTCAGCACTATGTTGCAGGCGGGACAAAGCGCAGTATCTGTCTGGGACAGAAAACAGCTGCGCTGGAAGAGCTGGTACGCCAGCACAAAATTGAACATACAGAGAACCAGCAGGACCCGATCGGCATACGGGAACTCTGCGCCCAGTTAAAGGCAGGGCGTATTGCCACTGCCTCCCATCCGGTTGCCCGGGTTATACGTGAGCTGGCGGATTCAGCAGTCTTCAGGGTAGGCGGCGTTCTGATCGGTACCCATGCCTTTGGTTGTATCGGCAATCTGCTTGGTGTCCGTTGGGATGAAACAACCCTTGGAACGCTGGATATTGATGTTGCCGCAGAGCGGAACGTGAGTATTGCGGTACCCGGCATACGTGCAGATATACCAAAGGCACTGGAAAGCCTTTCAATGGGGTTTTTTCCGGTTCCCAGGCTGAATCCGGCACATCCTTCCACCACCTTTGCTGTTCGCAAGAGTCCGTTGCGGGTTGATTTGTTGACTCCCAAAATATCCCAAAGTGAAGACCCTGTGTTTATTCCCCGGCTGAATGCGGCAGCACAACCGCTTAGCCATCTGGACTATCTTATTACAGACCCGATCCCTTGTTGCGTTATCAACGGTGATGCCATAGCCGTTATGGTGCCGCAACCGCTTGTTTTTGGCCTGCACAAGCTGATTGTTTCCCAGCTTAGAGATGTTACGTCCGGTGCAAAGACCCACAAGGATCTCTACCAGGCATACCAGATACTGTCGTATTTTGATCGGGAACGTCCGTTTGAACTGCAGCAGTCCTGGAAGGAATTGATCAGCAAAGGCGGTGCATGGAAAAAGCGAGCTGAGGCAGGCTTGGCTGCCACGAAAAAATTTGGAGAACTGACGGCCATCTGA
- a CDS encoding nucleoside deaminase, protein MKKIAMTVSFAFLLLTLGACVGNGSWNWKTSSDLEGFPLNHQQVIKHLRTANEAAKEAMKSDHPPFGAVLVAPDGETVLMKQGNVSLMDHAETVIARQAFVKYDPDYLWKCTLVTNVEPCAMCAGNIYWANIGNVVYGVEEITAKKLTGADKRNPTMNLPCRTVFTAGQKPIRVVGPVPELEDELLAPHRAYWK, encoded by the coding sequence ATGAAGAAAATCGCAATGACAGTTTCGTTCGCATTCCTGCTTTTGACTCTGGGCGCCTGCGTTGGGAACGGCTCCTGGAACTGGAAAACCTCTTCGGATCTGGAGGGGTTTCCCCTCAATCACCAGCAGGTCATCAAACATCTGAGGACTGCCAATGAAGCCGCCAAGGAAGCGATGAAATCTGATCACCCGCCCTTTGGCGCAGTGCTTGTGGCACCGGATGGCGAGACGGTGCTGATGAAACAGGGAAACGTGAGTTTGATGGACCATGCAGAAACAGTGATTGCACGGCAGGCATTTGTTAAATACGACCCCGACTACTTGTGGAAGTGTACCCTTGTGACGAATGTCGAACCATGTGCCATGTGCGCTGGAAACATCTATTGGGCCAACATTGGAAACGTGGTCTATGGCGTTGAGGAAATCACTGCGAAGAAACTGACCGGCGCCGACAAGAGAAACCCCACGATGAACCTGCCGTGTCGAACAGTCTTCACGGCAGGGCAGAAGCCCATCAGGGTAGTAGGCCCCGTTCCGGAACTTGAAGACGAACTGCTCGCGCCCCACAGGGCCTACTGGAAATAA